In Anopheles gambiae chromosome 2, idAnoGambNW_F1_1, whole genome shotgun sequence, a single window of DNA contains:
- the LOC1269634 gene encoding septin-7 isoform X6 — translation MSTSTPTAQQTAGPGAGGPPVPPVKPVLSSPGAYMANFQGSGGGGGMPVAAPPITAGIHGTNKTHEKPTIAARPIPPPKLPNYSSSFNKIDRDRNEFTKIDKAEREKLATKREMFFKSESNSPSGPPPNPPHNNSANAANDKHSTAGLTNSVGGGGGGGVTNNSSPAAVSIGAMVTNNNHNGLNGAPATNGSAVHAAAAAAAAAATGNNNLGGGGGGGVNGLATSMNSISLKEKRDALLNHHDSGANGHHGHHHHADAANAKLANERHEKEKPVMKTKPKELDGYVGFANLPNQVYRKAVKKGFELTLMVVGESGLGKSTLINSMFLSDIYHAEQHPGPSKRIKKTVAVESTKVLLKENGVNLTLTVVDTPGFGDAVDNSNCWLPIVDFVESKYEEYLTAESRVHRTALPDSRVHVCLYFIAPSGHGLKPLDIEFMQRLCDKVNIIPVIAKADTLTPEEITLFKKQILNEIAQNKIKIYDFPDPMDEEEDAKVLRQLRSRVPFAVVGANAIIEIDGRKVRGRRYPWGVAEVENLDHCDFIALRNMVIRTNLQDLKDVTNNVHYENYRCRKLAGLGTDGKAKLSNNLCNIGTVNTNGTGWNPLAQMEEEKREHESKMKKMEAEMEQVFEMKVKEKKQKLKDSEAELTRRHEERKKALELQIRELEDRRKAFEQEKAEWEQQNGVTLDELRRKSLEANSKETASLASRSSDESKGRRVFGSLLRRHTSFGAPDAVRGVTGAAGSTSTLTTSANNNGSTVPPSPQDHNDS, via the exons ATGAGCACATCAACGCCCACAGCACAGCAGACGGCCGGACCCGGTGCCGGTGGACCGCCAGTACCGCCGGTGAAGCCCGTCCTTTCGTCGCCCGGCGCCTACATGGCCAACTTCCAGGGGTcgggtggtggcggtggtatGCCAGTGGCGGCACCTCCCATTACCGCCGGCATCCACGGTACGAACAAGACGCACGAGAAGCCGACGATCGCCGCCCGGCCCATTCCACCTCCGAAGCTGCCAAACTACTCGTCATCCTTCAACAAgatcgatcgcgatcgaaACGAGTTCACCAAGATCGACAAAGCGGAACGGGAAAAG TTGGCAACGAAGCGCGAAATGTTCTTCAAGTCGGAGAGCAACAGTCCGTCCGGACCGCCACCAAATCCACCG CATAATAACAGCGCAAACGCGGCCAACGATAAACACAGCACGGCAGGGCTCACTAACTCggttggcggcggcggcggcggtggcgtcACTAACAACAGCTCACCGGCCGCGGTCTCGATTGGCGCAATGGTCACCAATAACAATCACAACGGTCTGAACGGTGCACCGGCCACGAATGGCAGCGCTGTGcacgcggcagcagcagcggcggcggcggcagcaaccGGGAACAACAATCTCGGCggaggtggtggcggtggcgtgAACGGGCTGGCGACCAGCATGAACAGTATTTCGCTGAAGGAGAAGCGGGACGCCCTGCTGAACCATCACGATAGCGGTGCGAACGGTCACCACGGTCATCATCACCATGCGGATGCGGCGAACGCGAAGCTAGCAAACGAACGGCACGAGAAGGAGAAGCCGGTGATGAAAACGAAGCCGAAGGAGCTGGACGGGTACGTTGGGTTCGCGAACCTGCCGAACCAGGTGTACCGGAAGGCGGTGAAGAAGGGCTTTGAGCTGacgctgatggtggtgggcgAGTCGGGGCTGGGCAAATCGACCCTGATCAATTCGATGTTCCTGTCGGACATTTACCACGCCGAGCAGCATCCGGGACCGTCGAAGCGCATCAAGAAGACGGTGGCCGTCGAGAGCACCAAGGTGCTGCTGAAGGAGAACGGCGTCAACCTAACGCTGACGGTTGTCGATACGCCCGGTTTCGGTGATGCCGTTGACAACAGCAACTG CTGGCTACCGATAGTGGACTTTGTAGAGTCGAAGTACGAGGAGTATTTGACGGCCGAGTCACGCGTCCACCGAACGGCGCTGCCCGATTCGCGCGTGCACGTTTGTCTGTACTTTATTGCCCCGTCCGGGCATGGGCTGAAGCCGCTGGATATCGAGTTCATGCAGCGACTGTGCGATAAGGTGAACATCATACCGGTCATTGCCAAAGCGGACACGCTGACTCCGGAGGAAATCACTCTCTTCAAGAAACAG ATTCTAAACGAAATCGCTCAAAATAAGATTAAAATCTACGATTTCCCGGACCCgatggacgaggaggaggacgcaAAAGTACTTCGCCAGCTGCGCAGTCGCGTGCCGTTCGCTGTGGTCGGTGCGAATGCAATTATCGAGATCGATGGTCGCAAAGTCCGTGGACGACGCTACCCGTGGGGAGTTGCTGAAG TTGAAAATTTGGACCATTGTGATTTCATCGCTCTGCGCAACATGGTCATCCGGACGAATCTGCAGGACCTGAAGGATGTGACAAACAACGTGCACTATGAAAACTATCGCTGTCGAAAGCTGGCCGGTTTGGGTACCGATGGCAAGGCCAAACTAAGCAATAA CTTATGCAATATTGGAACTGTTAACACAAACGGTACTGGATG GAATCCACTGGCTCAGATGGAGGAGGAAAAGCGGGAACATGAATCAAAGATGAAGAAAATGGAAGCCGAAATGGAGCAAGTGTTTGAGATGAAGGTgaaggagaagaaacaaaagctCAAGGACTCGGAGGCCGAACTAACCAGACGTCACGAGGAACGAAAGAAG GCACTCGAGCTTCAAATTCGTGAGCTGGAAGATCGCAGAAAGGCTTTCGAGCAGGAGAAAGCCGAATGGGAACAGCAAAACGGTGTCACGCTTGACGAGCTGCGCCGCAAGAGCCTCGAAGCCAACAGTAAAGA
- the LOC1269634 gene encoding septin-7 isoform X21 — MSTSTPTAQQTAGPGAGGPPVPPVKPVLSSPGAYMANFQGSGGGGGMPVAAPPITAGIHGTNKTHEKPTIAARPIPPPKLPNYSSSFNKIDRDRNEFTKIDKAEREKLATKREMFFKSESNSPSGPPPNPPHNNSANAANDKHSTAGLTNSVGGGGGGGVTNNSSPAAVSIGAMVTNNNHNGLNGAPATNGSAVHAAAAAAAAAATGNNNLGGGGGGGVNGLATSMNSISLKEKRDALLNHHDSGANGHHGHHHHADAANAKLANERHEKEKPVMKTKPKELDGYVGFANLPNQVYRKAVKKGFELTLMVVGESGLGKSTLINSMFLSDIYHAEQHPGPSKRIKKTVAVESTKVLLKENGVNLTLTVVDTPGFGDAVDNSNCWLPIVDFVESKYEEYLTAESRVHRTALPDSRVHVCLYFIAPSGHGLKPLDIEFMQRLCDKVNIIPVIAKADTLTPEEITLFKKQILNEIAQNKIKIYDFPDPMDEEEDAKVLRQLRSRVPFAVVGANAIIEIDGRKVRGRRYPWGVAEVENLDHCDFIALRNMVIRTNLQDLKDVTNNVHYENYRCRKLAGLGTDGKAKLSNKNPLAQMEEEKREHESKMKKMEAEMEQVFEMKVKEKKQKLKDSEAELTRRHEERKKALELQIRELEDRRKAFEQEKAEWEQQNGVTLDELRRKSLEANSKETVDGKGKKKKGLF; from the exons ATGAGCACATCAACGCCCACAGCACAGCAGACGGCCGGACCCGGTGCCGGTGGACCGCCAGTACCGCCGGTGAAGCCCGTCCTTTCGTCGCCCGGCGCCTACATGGCCAACTTCCAGGGGTcgggtggtggcggtggtatGCCAGTGGCGGCACCTCCCATTACCGCCGGCATCCACGGTACGAACAAGACGCACGAGAAGCCGACGATCGCCGCCCGGCCCATTCCACCTCCGAAGCTGCCAAACTACTCGTCATCCTTCAACAAgatcgatcgcgatcgaaACGAGTTCACCAAGATCGACAAAGCGGAACGGGAAAAG TTGGCAACGAAGCGCGAAATGTTCTTCAAGTCGGAGAGCAACAGTCCGTCCGGACCGCCACCAAATCCACCG CATAATAACAGCGCAAACGCGGCCAACGATAAACACAGCACGGCAGGGCTCACTAACTCggttggcggcggcggcggcggtggcgtcACTAACAACAGCTCACCGGCCGCGGTCTCGATTGGCGCAATGGTCACCAATAACAATCACAACGGTCTGAACGGTGCACCGGCCACGAATGGCAGCGCTGTGcacgcggcagcagcagcggcggcggcggcagcaaccGGGAACAACAATCTCGGCggaggtggtggcggtggcgtgAACGGGCTGGCGACCAGCATGAACAGTATTTCGCTGAAGGAGAAGCGGGACGCCCTGCTGAACCATCACGATAGCGGTGCGAACGGTCACCACGGTCATCATCACCATGCGGATGCGGCGAACGCGAAGCTAGCAAACGAACGGCACGAGAAGGAGAAGCCGGTGATGAAAACGAAGCCGAAGGAGCTGGACGGGTACGTTGGGTTCGCGAACCTGCCGAACCAGGTGTACCGGAAGGCGGTGAAGAAGGGCTTTGAGCTGacgctgatggtggtgggcgAGTCGGGGCTGGGCAAATCGACCCTGATCAATTCGATGTTCCTGTCGGACATTTACCACGCCGAGCAGCATCCGGGACCGTCGAAGCGCATCAAGAAGACGGTGGCCGTCGAGAGCACCAAGGTGCTGCTGAAGGAGAACGGCGTCAACCTAACGCTGACGGTTGTCGATACGCCCGGTTTCGGTGATGCCGTTGACAACAGCAACTG CTGGCTACCGATAGTGGACTTTGTAGAGTCGAAGTACGAGGAGTATTTGACGGCCGAGTCACGCGTCCACCGAACGGCGCTGCCCGATTCGCGCGTGCACGTTTGTCTGTACTTTATTGCCCCGTCCGGGCATGGGCTGAAGCCGCTGGATATCGAGTTCATGCAGCGACTGTGCGATAAGGTGAACATCATACCGGTCATTGCCAAAGCGGACACGCTGACTCCGGAGGAAATCACTCTCTTCAAGAAACAG ATTCTAAACGAAATCGCTCAAAATAAGATTAAAATCTACGATTTCCCGGACCCgatggacgaggaggaggacgcaAAAGTACTTCGCCAGCTGCGCAGTCGCGTGCCGTTCGCTGTGGTCGGTGCGAATGCAATTATCGAGATCGATGGTCGCAAAGTCCGTGGACGACGCTACCCGTGGGGAGTTGCTGAAG TTGAAAATTTGGACCATTGTGATTTCATCGCTCTGCGCAACATGGTCATCCGGACGAATCTGCAGGACCTGAAGGATGTGACAAACAACGTGCACTATGAAAACTATCGCTGTCGAAAGCTGGCCGGTTTGGGTACCGATGGCAAGGCCAAACTAAGCAATAA GAATCCACTGGCTCAGATGGAGGAGGAAAAGCGGGAACATGAATCAAAGATGAAGAAAATGGAAGCCGAAATGGAGCAAGTGTTTGAGATGAAGGTgaaggagaagaaacaaaagctCAAGGACTCGGAGGCCGAACTAACCAGACGTCACGAGGAACGAAAGAAG GCACTCGAGCTTCAAATTCGTGAGCTGGAAGATCGCAGAAAGGCTTTCGAGCAGGAGAAAGCCGAATGGGAACAGCAAAACGGTGTCACGCTTGACGAGCTGCGCCGCAAGAGCCTCGAAGCCAACAGTAAAGA
- the LOC1269634 gene encoding septin-7 isoform X15, giving the protein MSTSTPTAQQTAGPGAGGPPVPPVKPVLSSPGAYMANFQGSGGGGGMPVAAPPITAGIHGTNKTHEKPTIAARPIPPPKLPNYSSSFNKIDRDRNEFTKIDKAEREKLATKREMFFKSESNSPSGPPPNPPVGLNSLNLANNNVIHNNSANAANDKHSTAGLTNSVGGGGGGGVTNNSSPAAVSIGAMVTNNNHNGLNGAPATNGSAVHAAAAAAAAAATGNNNLGGGGGGGVNGLATSMNSISLKEKRDALLNHHDSGANGHHGHHHHADAANAKLANERHEKEKPVMKTKPKELDGYVGFANLPNQVYRKAVKKGFELTLMVVGESGLGKSTLINSMFLSDIYHAEQHPGPSKRIKKTVAVESTKVLLKENGVNLTLTVVDTPGFGDAVDNSNCWLPIVDFVESKYEEYLTAESRVHRTALPDSRVHVCLYFIAPSGHGLKPLDIEFMQRLCDKVNIIPVIAKADTLTPEEITLFKKQILNEIAQNKIKIYDFPDPMDEEEDAKVLRQLRSRVPFAVVGANAIIEIDGRKVRGRRYPWGVAEVENLDHCDFIALRNMVIRTNLQDLKDVTNNVHYENYRCRKLAGLGTDGKAKLSNNLCNIGTVNTNGTGWNPLAQMEEEKREHESKMKKMEAEMEQVFEMKVKEKKQKLKDSEAELTRRHEERKKALELQIRELEDRRKAFEQEKAEWEQQNGVTLDELRRKSLEANSKETVDGKGKKKKGLF; this is encoded by the exons ATGAGCACATCAACGCCCACAGCACAGCAGACGGCCGGACCCGGTGCCGGTGGACCGCCAGTACCGCCGGTGAAGCCCGTCCTTTCGTCGCCCGGCGCCTACATGGCCAACTTCCAGGGGTcgggtggtggcggtggtatGCCAGTGGCGGCACCTCCCATTACCGCCGGCATCCACGGTACGAACAAGACGCACGAGAAGCCGACGATCGCCGCCCGGCCCATTCCACCTCCGAAGCTGCCAAACTACTCGTCATCCTTCAACAAgatcgatcgcgatcgaaACGAGTTCACCAAGATCGACAAAGCGGAACGGGAAAAG TTGGCAACGAAGCGCGAAATGTTCTTCAAGTCGGAGAGCAACAGTCCGTCCGGACCGCCACCAAATCCACCGGTAGGGCTGAACAGTCTCAACCTGGCTAACAACAACGTGATC CATAATAACAGCGCAAACGCGGCCAACGATAAACACAGCACGGCAGGGCTCACTAACTCggttggcggcggcggcggcggtggcgtcACTAACAACAGCTCACCGGCCGCGGTCTCGATTGGCGCAATGGTCACCAATAACAATCACAACGGTCTGAACGGTGCACCGGCCACGAATGGCAGCGCTGTGcacgcggcagcagcagcggcggcggcggcagcaaccGGGAACAACAATCTCGGCggaggtggtggcggtggcgtgAACGGGCTGGCGACCAGCATGAACAGTATTTCGCTGAAGGAGAAGCGGGACGCCCTGCTGAACCATCACGATAGCGGTGCGAACGGTCACCACGGTCATCATCACCATGCGGATGCGGCGAACGCGAAGCTAGCAAACGAACGGCACGAGAAGGAGAAGCCGGTGATGAAAACGAAGCCGAAGGAGCTGGACGGGTACGTTGGGTTCGCGAACCTGCCGAACCAGGTGTACCGGAAGGCGGTGAAGAAGGGCTTTGAGCTGacgctgatggtggtgggcgAGTCGGGGCTGGGCAAATCGACCCTGATCAATTCGATGTTCCTGTCGGACATTTACCACGCCGAGCAGCATCCGGGACCGTCGAAGCGCATCAAGAAGACGGTGGCCGTCGAGAGCACCAAGGTGCTGCTGAAGGAGAACGGCGTCAACCTAACGCTGACGGTTGTCGATACGCCCGGTTTCGGTGATGCCGTTGACAACAGCAACTG CTGGCTACCGATAGTGGACTTTGTAGAGTCGAAGTACGAGGAGTATTTGACGGCCGAGTCACGCGTCCACCGAACGGCGCTGCCCGATTCGCGCGTGCACGTTTGTCTGTACTTTATTGCCCCGTCCGGGCATGGGCTGAAGCCGCTGGATATCGAGTTCATGCAGCGACTGTGCGATAAGGTGAACATCATACCGGTCATTGCCAAAGCGGACACGCTGACTCCGGAGGAAATCACTCTCTTCAAGAAACAG ATTCTAAACGAAATCGCTCAAAATAAGATTAAAATCTACGATTTCCCGGACCCgatggacgaggaggaggacgcaAAAGTACTTCGCCAGCTGCGCAGTCGCGTGCCGTTCGCTGTGGTCGGTGCGAATGCAATTATCGAGATCGATGGTCGCAAAGTCCGTGGACGACGCTACCCGTGGGGAGTTGCTGAAG TTGAAAATTTGGACCATTGTGATTTCATCGCTCTGCGCAACATGGTCATCCGGACGAATCTGCAGGACCTGAAGGATGTGACAAACAACGTGCACTATGAAAACTATCGCTGTCGAAAGCTGGCCGGTTTGGGTACCGATGGCAAGGCCAAACTAAGCAATAA CTTATGCAATATTGGAACTGTTAACACAAACGGTACTGGATG GAATCCACTGGCTCAGATGGAGGAGGAAAAGCGGGAACATGAATCAAAGATGAAGAAAATGGAAGCCGAAATGGAGCAAGTGTTTGAGATGAAGGTgaaggagaagaaacaaaagctCAAGGACTCGGAGGCCGAACTAACCAGACGTCACGAGGAACGAAAGAAG GCACTCGAGCTTCAAATTCGTGAGCTGGAAGATCGCAGAAAGGCTTTCGAGCAGGAGAAAGCCGAATGGGAACAGCAAAACGGTGTCACGCTTGACGAGCTGCGCCGCAAGAGCCTCGAAGCCAACAGTAAAGA
- the LOC1269634 gene encoding septin-7 isoform X20: protein MSTSTPTAQQTAGPGAGGPPVPPVKPVLSSPGAYMANFQGSGGGGGMPVAAPPITAGIHGTNKTHEKPTIAARPIPPPKLPNYSSSFNKIDRDRNEFTKIDKAEREKVSLLATKREMFFKSESNSPSGPPPNPPHNNSANAANDKHSTAGLTNSVGGGGGGGVTNNSSPAAVSIGAMVTNNNHNGLNGAPATNGSAVHAAAAAAAAAATGNNNLGGGGGGGVNGLATSMNSISLKEKRDALLNHHDSGANGHHGHHHHADAANAKLANERHEKEKPVMKTKPKELDGYVGFANLPNQVYRKAVKKGFELTLMVVGESGLGKSTLINSMFLSDIYHAEQHPGPSKRIKKTVAVESTKVLLKENGVNLTLTVVDTPGFGDAVDNSNCWLPIVDFVESKYEEYLTAESRVHRTALPDSRVHVCLYFIAPSGHGLKPLDIEFMQRLCDKVNIIPVIAKADTLTPEEITLFKKQILNEIAQNKIKIYDFPDPMDEEEDAKVLRQLRSRVPFAVVGANAIIEIDGRKVRGRRYPWGVAEVENLDHCDFIALRNMVIRTNLQDLKDVTNNVHYENYRCRKLAGLGTDGKAKLSNKNPLAQMEEEKREHESKMKKMEAEMEQVFEMKVKEKKQKLKDSEAELTRRHEERKKALELQIRELEDRRKAFEQEKAEWEQQNGVTLDELRRKSLEANSKETVDGKGKKKKGLF from the exons ATGAGCACATCAACGCCCACAGCACAGCAGACGGCCGGACCCGGTGCCGGTGGACCGCCAGTACCGCCGGTGAAGCCCGTCCTTTCGTCGCCCGGCGCCTACATGGCCAACTTCCAGGGGTcgggtggtggcggtggtatGCCAGTGGCGGCACCTCCCATTACCGCCGGCATCCACGGTACGAACAAGACGCACGAGAAGCCGACGATCGCCGCCCGGCCCATTCCACCTCCGAAGCTGCCAAACTACTCGTCATCCTTCAACAAgatcgatcgcgatcgaaACGAGTTCACCAAGATCGACAAAGCGGAACGGGAAAAGGTTAGCCTG TTGGCAACGAAGCGCGAAATGTTCTTCAAGTCGGAGAGCAACAGTCCGTCCGGACCGCCACCAAATCCACCG CATAATAACAGCGCAAACGCGGCCAACGATAAACACAGCACGGCAGGGCTCACTAACTCggttggcggcggcggcggcggtggcgtcACTAACAACAGCTCACCGGCCGCGGTCTCGATTGGCGCAATGGTCACCAATAACAATCACAACGGTCTGAACGGTGCACCGGCCACGAATGGCAGCGCTGTGcacgcggcagcagcagcggcggcggcggcagcaaccGGGAACAACAATCTCGGCggaggtggtggcggtggcgtgAACGGGCTGGCGACCAGCATGAACAGTATTTCGCTGAAGGAGAAGCGGGACGCCCTGCTGAACCATCACGATAGCGGTGCGAACGGTCACCACGGTCATCATCACCATGCGGATGCGGCGAACGCGAAGCTAGCAAACGAACGGCACGAGAAGGAGAAGCCGGTGATGAAAACGAAGCCGAAGGAGCTGGACGGGTACGTTGGGTTCGCGAACCTGCCGAACCAGGTGTACCGGAAGGCGGTGAAGAAGGGCTTTGAGCTGacgctgatggtggtgggcgAGTCGGGGCTGGGCAAATCGACCCTGATCAATTCGATGTTCCTGTCGGACATTTACCACGCCGAGCAGCATCCGGGACCGTCGAAGCGCATCAAGAAGACGGTGGCCGTCGAGAGCACCAAGGTGCTGCTGAAGGAGAACGGCGTCAACCTAACGCTGACGGTTGTCGATACGCCCGGTTTCGGTGATGCCGTTGACAACAGCAACTG CTGGCTACCGATAGTGGACTTTGTAGAGTCGAAGTACGAGGAGTATTTGACGGCCGAGTCACGCGTCCACCGAACGGCGCTGCCCGATTCGCGCGTGCACGTTTGTCTGTACTTTATTGCCCCGTCCGGGCATGGGCTGAAGCCGCTGGATATCGAGTTCATGCAGCGACTGTGCGATAAGGTGAACATCATACCGGTCATTGCCAAAGCGGACACGCTGACTCCGGAGGAAATCACTCTCTTCAAGAAACAG ATTCTAAACGAAATCGCTCAAAATAAGATTAAAATCTACGATTTCCCGGACCCgatggacgaggaggaggacgcaAAAGTACTTCGCCAGCTGCGCAGTCGCGTGCCGTTCGCTGTGGTCGGTGCGAATGCAATTATCGAGATCGATGGTCGCAAAGTCCGTGGACGACGCTACCCGTGGGGAGTTGCTGAAG TTGAAAATTTGGACCATTGTGATTTCATCGCTCTGCGCAACATGGTCATCCGGACGAATCTGCAGGACCTGAAGGATGTGACAAACAACGTGCACTATGAAAACTATCGCTGTCGAAAGCTGGCCGGTTTGGGTACCGATGGCAAGGCCAAACTAAGCAATAA GAATCCACTGGCTCAGATGGAGGAGGAAAAGCGGGAACATGAATCAAAGATGAAGAAAATGGAAGCCGAAATGGAGCAAGTGTTTGAGATGAAGGTgaaggagaagaaacaaaagctCAAGGACTCGGAGGCCGAACTAACCAGACGTCACGAGGAACGAAAGAAG GCACTCGAGCTTCAAATTCGTGAGCTGGAAGATCGCAGAAAGGCTTTCGAGCAGGAGAAAGCCGAATGGGAACAGCAAAACGGTGTCACGCTTGACGAGCTGCGCCGCAAGAGCCTCGAAGCCAACAGTAAAGA
- the LOC1269634 gene encoding septin-7 isoform X14 — MSTSTPTAQQTAGPGAGGPPVPPVKPVLSSPGAYMANFQGSGGGGGMPVAAPPITAGIHGTNKTHEKPTIAARPIPPPKLPNYSSSFNKIDRDRNEFTKIDKAEREKVSLLATKREMFFKSESNSPSGPPPNPPVGLNSLNLANNNVIHNNSANAANDKHSTAGLTNSVGGGGGGGVTNNSSPAAVSIGAMVTNNNHNGLNGAPATNGSAVHAAAAAAAAAATGNNNLGGGGGGGVNGLATSMNSISLKEKRDALLNHHDSGANGHHGHHHHADAANAKLANERHEKEKPVMKTKPKELDGYVGFANLPNQVYRKAVKKGFELTLMVVGESGLGKSTLINSMFLSDIYHAEQHPGPSKRIKKTVAVESTKVLLKENGVNLTLTVVDTPGFGDAVDNSNCWLPIVDFVESKYEEYLTAESRVHRTALPDSRVHVCLYFIAPSGHGLKPLDIEFMQRLCDKVNIIPVIAKADTLTPEEITLFKKQILNEIAQNKIKIYDFPDPMDEEEDAKVLRQLRSRVPFAVVGANAIIEIDGRKVRGRRYPWGVAEVENLDHCDFIALRNMVIRTNLQDLKDVTNNVHYENYRCRKLAGLGTDGKAKLSNNLCNIGTVNTNGTGWNPLAQMEEEKREHESKMKKMEAEMEQVFEMKVKEKKQKLKDSEAELTRRHEERKKALELQIRELEDRRKAFEQEKAEWEQQNGVTLDELRRKSLEANSKETVDGKGKKKKGLF, encoded by the exons ATGAGCACATCAACGCCCACAGCACAGCAGACGGCCGGACCCGGTGCCGGTGGACCGCCAGTACCGCCGGTGAAGCCCGTCCTTTCGTCGCCCGGCGCCTACATGGCCAACTTCCAGGGGTcgggtggtggcggtggtatGCCAGTGGCGGCACCTCCCATTACCGCCGGCATCCACGGTACGAACAAGACGCACGAGAAGCCGACGATCGCCGCCCGGCCCATTCCACCTCCGAAGCTGCCAAACTACTCGTCATCCTTCAACAAgatcgatcgcgatcgaaACGAGTTCACCAAGATCGACAAAGCGGAACGGGAAAAGGTTAGCCTG TTGGCAACGAAGCGCGAAATGTTCTTCAAGTCGGAGAGCAACAGTCCGTCCGGACCGCCACCAAATCCACCGGTAGGGCTGAACAGTCTCAACCTGGCTAACAACAACGTGATC CATAATAACAGCGCAAACGCGGCCAACGATAAACACAGCACGGCAGGGCTCACTAACTCggttggcggcggcggcggcggtggcgtcACTAACAACAGCTCACCGGCCGCGGTCTCGATTGGCGCAATGGTCACCAATAACAATCACAACGGTCTGAACGGTGCACCGGCCACGAATGGCAGCGCTGTGcacgcggcagcagcagcggcggcggcggcagcaaccGGGAACAACAATCTCGGCggaggtggtggcggtggcgtgAACGGGCTGGCGACCAGCATGAACAGTATTTCGCTGAAGGAGAAGCGGGACGCCCTGCTGAACCATCACGATAGCGGTGCGAACGGTCACCACGGTCATCATCACCATGCGGATGCGGCGAACGCGAAGCTAGCAAACGAACGGCACGAGAAGGAGAAGCCGGTGATGAAAACGAAGCCGAAGGAGCTGGACGGGTACGTTGGGTTCGCGAACCTGCCGAACCAGGTGTACCGGAAGGCGGTGAAGAAGGGCTTTGAGCTGacgctgatggtggtgggcgAGTCGGGGCTGGGCAAATCGACCCTGATCAATTCGATGTTCCTGTCGGACATTTACCACGCCGAGCAGCATCCGGGACCGTCGAAGCGCATCAAGAAGACGGTGGCCGTCGAGAGCACCAAGGTGCTGCTGAAGGAGAACGGCGTCAACCTAACGCTGACGGTTGTCGATACGCCCGGTTTCGGTGATGCCGTTGACAACAGCAACTG CTGGCTACCGATAGTGGACTTTGTAGAGTCGAAGTACGAGGAGTATTTGACGGCCGAGTCACGCGTCCACCGAACGGCGCTGCCCGATTCGCGCGTGCACGTTTGTCTGTACTTTATTGCCCCGTCCGGGCATGGGCTGAAGCCGCTGGATATCGAGTTCATGCAGCGACTGTGCGATAAGGTGAACATCATACCGGTCATTGCCAAAGCGGACACGCTGACTCCGGAGGAAATCACTCTCTTCAAGAAACAG ATTCTAAACGAAATCGCTCAAAATAAGATTAAAATCTACGATTTCCCGGACCCgatggacgaggaggaggacgcaAAAGTACTTCGCCAGCTGCGCAGTCGCGTGCCGTTCGCTGTGGTCGGTGCGAATGCAATTATCGAGATCGATGGTCGCAAAGTCCGTGGACGACGCTACCCGTGGGGAGTTGCTGAAG TTGAAAATTTGGACCATTGTGATTTCATCGCTCTGCGCAACATGGTCATCCGGACGAATCTGCAGGACCTGAAGGATGTGACAAACAACGTGCACTATGAAAACTATCGCTGTCGAAAGCTGGCCGGTTTGGGTACCGATGGCAAGGCCAAACTAAGCAATAA CTTATGCAATATTGGAACTGTTAACACAAACGGTACTGGATG GAATCCACTGGCTCAGATGGAGGAGGAAAAGCGGGAACATGAATCAAAGATGAAGAAAATGGAAGCCGAAATGGAGCAAGTGTTTGAGATGAAGGTgaaggagaagaaacaaaagctCAAGGACTCGGAGGCCGAACTAACCAGACGTCACGAGGAACGAAAGAAG GCACTCGAGCTTCAAATTCGTGAGCTGGAAGATCGCAGAAAGGCTTTCGAGCAGGAGAAAGCCGAATGGGAACAGCAAAACGGTGTCACGCTTGACGAGCTGCGCCGCAAGAGCCTCGAAGCCAACAGTAAAGA